TTCTGTTCCAAAAGTGACGGCACCACACCAGGCCTGAACAAGCcagcaaggaaaaaaaaacctcaGGGCTATGTCTTAGGACACAAggcataacaaaaaaaaaacattgatgaAGAGTTAATAATTACTTGACGCAATTGGAACTCGAGCAGCCGCAGCTACATGTAGGGCAAGGAACAATGTTTTGGTAGTAGAAAGCAGAGAGTGAAACGCAGCATTTTGGTGATTGTGATGACTTAGTCTGAGAGTACACGCACTCTGCCTCCCATGTTGCTGCTCTCAACATCAACACACAATACCAAAAATGTATGTCCAGTGAATTAAACGGGTACATACATTTTAACAGACAACACTTAAAAATGTATgagtaattttattataaacggatatatttttatttagcgGGCATGCTAATTAAATAAACATCCCCGCTAAATAAACCAGACTAAATTGACCAACCTTATATAAGTCCGCTTATTTTCACATATGATAAATGGACCACGGACCATACTTTTATACGAGGTTTGTTATGTTTGTGGGCGTTAAACCCATTTTAACATCTCTAGTCAAGTCCATAGAAAATAgcaagaatgtttttttttaaatagcaaGAATGTTTCAGCAAGAAGATGGATTTCTTTACCTAGAGCTTGTGTTTTGCGTCGACCCTTATCAGTACTATACTTACTAGGGTCCACGGACGTGGCATTGCTGCAGGTATAACCAGGGACACCTATATCAAAATCACAAGGCATAGTGAACTCTCCAGGGTCGTCAGGAAAGTTTCCGATGGTCATGTGGAAAGCAGAGACATGGTTGATGCGGTCCTGAGACATAGAAGTCAAGACACCTCCACGGCAGCAATTAGAGACTTGCATGTTGAAAGGAGCTCCGGGAAGAAGGTCGACGATGGTCGGTCGCCTGAGACAGCAGTGAGGGAGTGTTTCACTGGAGGCAAAGGCTGAGCAGTTGCCTTGCTCCGTCGTCTCAGCTCCTCTCATGTCCCATATCACTGTTTTGTTTACCCAATGCCAACTCAGCTTCCATCCTGGCTTCTCCACGTGGCGATACTCTTGCTTGTTCTCTATTTTTACTAGTACCTGTAACATTTTTGATTTTCCAAGCATTTGgtatatagaatatatataatcagATGTCATGATCGATAGAATATTAGAAAAACTCATTTTATGAGAAAAGTTATACTTATATATCAAAACTAATATGAATAAGTATTCAACAAGGACTATATTAATGATTTCGAAAAACAACTTAGCGGAATGTGCCGGGTTTACTGGGTGGGCGAAGGTAGGTCTGTAATAGTTtgaatttgattattttgttcAAAAGCTTAAGCGTATCTGATTCCTGAATTTTTTCGGacagattttatatataaatggtAGTTCATTAAAAAAAGGACTATATTACTACATAATCAGACTTTACAAAAACGTCAAGAAAACCGCACAAAAAAATCAGATGTTCTTAATCTTCTGATCGATCgaatactaataataataatatcatttaATGAGAAAAGTTATACATCATAACTAATTTGGAACTACCCAACAAAGGCTATATTACTACATAATCAGACTACAAAACTCCAAGAGAaccaaaaagtaataataatcaGATTTGCAAGTTTAACGATAAGACTGTTGACAAAATCAATTTACTTGAGATAGAATGGAGAAACAAACGTTTGAGTTAACTTCTTCGATCTCAAGCTGAAGATTCGGACACTATTTTTACCAAATAATAATCAttatttatacaaaacaaattCAGCAAAAACTATGCAGAGGAAATaacaagaaagaagaaaagttaCTGTGTGATGGCCAGGTGAAGAATGAAGAAGATCCCATTTGATGATCATTTCACCACATGGATCCAAGGGGTCGAACCCATCTGCAACCATTTAATACTAATCATACTGAGAAAACTCAAatcaaatgttatattttaataagaatAAAAGACTTACGTGTGGATGGTGAGATTGTGAAGAGGATGGTAGTGATGGCAAACAAAAGCTTTAGCATTGCACTCAAATGTGTTTGTATTACAAATGATGAACAAacgaaaaaagagaagaaacaagttttattttctaagagaaagagagagagatagatagaAATCTCAAGAGTTAAGTGTGACAACTCGTGTTTCCATGTTGAAGAGAGAAAGATGATTAAAGCAAAGAAGTGGTTCAGTGACTGTCAGTGCTTGAACAAAGAGTTTTGAATTTGTGACACTCTTTACTGTTTTCTTTCTATATTTGGTTTTTacatacttttatttttatctagCTATTAGCTGTAAACTAAACTCGGTTTGCCTTACTTGtacaaaaaccaatggtgtacTTGGGTGGCAGCTATTATTTCTATATAAGTGTGAGAGAGATTATACAATGCTTCACGTTCTCTTCTTCCTGAAATGTTATATTACTTTAcgtttaagtttttattttctgtaaatCGTATGGTCATGGATTAATCTAGAAACAAGAGTTTCTTATCTCTATGATGGCATTGGTTATACTACTTGTCAGTAATTGATAGATAAACCAATCTGTAAATTACAATTATAAGCCTCAAATTATTCACATACAATTAAAAATGTTGACTAAGGGGGCAAATCAAAGATGAGATTTGTGATTAGAGAAGAATGTGTCAGAAAGAGATGCGTTTTCATGAGTGTCAAACATCGGAAAAGCTCTTTTCACGCGCTCTTTGGACATCTCGGTTCTTTGTTTTGCATGCACTTGCATAGCATCAGTACCATTATAAAAACAACCTCACTTTCTATGTGATAGTTTTCTTCATCATGTTACACTTCATAAAAGTATATGGAAATTCTTGTTCCGTGATGTTATCAACCAAATAGTTTCGATTTAAATATGCGTGACATGGAATCCAATATGATAAACTTTCAAACTGCATGACTCATGATGATATTCATATTATTagttcttttttgaaaaaaatattcatattattagtttttttggaaacttcaaagtTTTGTTGGATAGGGTTCTTAAATGGTAATAAGAACTAGTGAGTGGTGACTATACATACACATAATTTTGTGAATGTGTGGTTTATACTTGTTTCCATGGAAAGCAAAACCTTTAACATGGGAGTTATTCCCCTAAATAATTAAGCTTAAAAGTATTATGTTTTCTTATAAAGAAGacggtttttattttattgattttatctTGGTATGCTATATATTTAAGGCTCAAATTGCTTGTCGTACAAATAAAGCGAATTTAGTTGTTGCactttttctttaataaaaataactttagGTTGCAGACGGGAAAGAAACAAGAACGTTTGCATTATCATTGAGCTAAATTTCAATAAATATTACTGACATAGAGCTCGTAACGTAGATGAATCACATATATATCTTCATGCAATGCAGGTAGTACATACAAAAGTATTGAGCTAATGAGTTAACAACTAAAATGCGTTTATTATTAGTATGCATCATTGTTTCCTGAATTATGATTACTGTGAGTTACCATGATAATCAATTCACCGGACTTAAGGGTAAACATTTTCTAAAGCAGCCAATAGGCTCTCTTTGTTGTACTTTATGATGACACGAAGGCCCCATCCTCAATTTTTATAGTTGAATTTTTTGGTTTGCCGTTGATAAGATATAGTAAAGCAGACAGCGAATATGTATTCAACAAATTGTGAGTATTTCAATTAGAAAAAGAGAGACAATTCATGAGAAAGAAGgaaagaaacatatataaaagCTTTTTCTTTGCATTATTTTGTGCTTTATGCTCCCCAACTACACCAACTCATTATATAACTCTTTGTTAAATTCATCATTTTTATACTTTAAAGGCACATAATTAATAGATAATTTCGCTTTTATAACTGTATATATATTAGACACAGCCATAACGACACAAAAGAGTGTGTTTTGTTGCTTCTTTTAACTTAATCTAGAGTTGTGAGTTTGCTCTTGTGGTAGTTTCCTTTGAtctgtttcattttatttgtgttattgacaaaaaattagagGAAGAGGAGAGTTTGAAGGTGTTCATATCTTTGAGCTAAATTCTCCACACCAAGAGAATAATCGACTTCTAAACCACAAAAAAGCTCAAAGCTCGCATGCAACAAGGAGAAAATGAACGAGTCAAGTTCGTGGAGTATCTACAGTGCCAGAGATGGAGAGAGTGAAGGGCCATGGAGATCTTCTACGTCGATGAGTGCGATCTCCTTTGGATTCGTAGCTACGGCGATACTCGTCTCCATGTTCTTGATAATGGCCATCTTCGAGCATCTCTTCAGGCCTGAGAATTCTAGTTTTGATTCACCACATCGGATCAGACAACGGCAGAACCAGAGCATAGATGGGTCCGGTCAGTTCCAGAAACTTGCTATTCAAGCATCCATGGTAAgcaaaccaaaaaaacaaaaagttgttTTAGCATTTCTCAAAagaatttttgtcttttttttataaagccaAAGCGCATTAACTTGCCACCGTTAGTATTAGttcttctttatcttttttaaaaataaaataaaattcttttcCGTGCAAAAAACTTTggaaattaaacatttttcaaaataaaatagattgtaAAGTGAAAAGCAAGGCTCAAGTTGAACCtttattctttgttttcttgcaGAATAAGCAGGAGTTAACCAATTGTGTATCATAATAACGATTAACGAGTATCTACTATCTATTGTTATGTGCTAAAGTTTTGACATTAACTATAAGGAATATGACGTGGTATAGGTTCCGGTGAACATGGCGGCGGATGTATCGATCGTGATGCCGGGAAAGAATCTGCCGTCGCACATAGCTTTGCCGGCTCCTTTACCTTGTGGAAGAGAAGGCAAGCATTCGTTGGCCTCACCACCTCTAGCATCTCTGCTAGTATAACTCGTTTTTTTTCTGACTCATTTAGTGGATTAGTGTTAAACCAtgttgatataaattaaaatgcatTAAAGGACAAACAAGAGATTGATCAACCAATGGAAgttcgatattttttttttgttctttagcTACATGCTTACGTTATCAATGTATAATTCGTTGTATAGTTAAATAACTTAACTAATATTTTGTTCATTCGTTTTTTGTTGTCATACGGCTATATAAATTAATCACTTTTCGCCAAAAAAAACTGTCTAATCCAATTTTCAAAGAAATTTTAGATATCGAGGAGAGGAGAAGCTGATGTAAAAATCTTATTCtgttaataaaattttgattggattgaaaaaagaagaaggaaaaactccaaaatgtatatatttttacaaaattaaattatcgtAGAGATTTTAAAGGCAAGGCCTAAAATATCAAAGCTTCAGTTATGTCTATAATCTCATTGTTGCATGGATGCTACAAAGTAATGTTACAAGAACTTTCTTATAGTTTGCAAATGAAATCTAAAACTTCATATAGCATCTTTGGCATTTGCTTCAGTACTTATAATGAGCACATATTTTTCCATGAGGATGAGTATGTTGACCTCAGGAAGCAGTGTGGAGCCAATCATGTGAATAACAAGCTCACATGGCAGGGCACTATAGCGAGTCTTTATtgttatggtttattcgtttaCAAAGCGCCATTACAAACAAAACTGTTTCTCTTCAGTCCTTTGAAGCTACTTGTTTCTGTAGAAGCGCTCTCCAACCAATATCACTCCTAAAGAAACCTCCAGGCCAGTTGATCTGTCCCACCGCCGTATACGCTCTTTCTCGCGCCTCTTCCAAGTCTCTACCCTTCGCCGTGACCCCAAGAACACGTCCCCCACTCGCCACAACGTTCCCTTCTGAATCAAGACCCGTTCCCGCATGGAAAACCTTCACTCCTGGAGCAACCCTCTCAGCTTCCTCAAGGTTTCCGATGATCGTTCCTTTCTCGTAAGCACCCGGATAGCCTCTGCTCGCCATTACAACCACCATTGCTGAATCTCTAGACCAGTCCAGCGACACACCCTTTAGCTCTCCTCTACAAGCCGCTAGCAAAACTTTAGCTAAGTCGGACTGGACTCTAGACGCATCATCAGTACCTGCGTTTAAACAAGAAGCTTCAAGAGTCGAACCAAGAAACTAAACCGGTTTAATCTTTTTTCCTCACCTGACATTCTGGATCTCCAAACCGGACATTGAACTCAATCAGCTTAGGCAAACCGGACTTCTTCTCAATCATGAGACCAGCAAACAGAACGCCAACGAACTTACATCCTTCTTCAGCCATTCCTTTAACAGTAGGATGGATTATACTCTCCATCACCACATCCTGCACCTCCTTGGTCAAgacaggagcaggagaatacGCTCCCATCCCTCCTGTGTTAGGACCGGTATCTCCATCTCCAACCCTCTTGTGGTCCTGAGCAGATTCTAGAGGAATGGCGTTTTCTCCATCCACAAGCGCAAAGAAGGAAGCTTCTTCTCCCTCAAGAAACTCCTCCACTATCACCTGACACCCTGCAGCACCAAACACGCCTTTCACCAGCATGGAGTCGACAGATTCGAAAGCCTCCTCTAGCTCCATGGCGACAGTGACTCCTTTCCCAGCTGCTAATCCGTCTGCTTTGATCACGATCGGTACTCCTTGTTCTTGAATGTATTCTTTAGCAGCAGTGGCATCAGAAAATGTTTTATACTGCAATCAAATTAAGTTTTCAACTGCATTAAGCTACATGAAAATGGAAATCCTTGTGTTAAGTTCAAAGCTACATAACAATAAgctcagtgttctaaaaatcggtttagACAGCACCTAGGCAGAAAATCAGACCTAAACGAAACGATTTTTCTAGGATTTGTTTAAAAATTGGTCTAGGCGTTCAAATAATCGGTCTAGGCGCCTGTATAATCAATAATCCCCTATAAATGGTTTAATTGTCGCCTatcgatttcttgaacattgggtAAGCTGCTAATAAATTACTGTTCTGTAATAACCAACACATAATAGAGTCTGCTACATTTAGTCCTAGGCTAGATACACAAGACCTAGAGCTGATGTGCTTATTCAAAGCTTAGAACTTTATGGTATCTGAACAAGAACAAAGTTCACTATCCAATCAAAATAAGTTCTTTTCACAATCATCTAAAGATTTGTGCAAACCTTAGCAGTAGGGATATTGTACTTGTGGCAAAGATTCTTCATAAAGTTCTTGGAGCCTTCCAAAGCAGCAGCTTGAGAAGAAGGTCCAAAGGTGAGTATATCAGCGCTAACCAGGTCGTTAGCCAAACCGGCAACAAGAGGCACTTCAGGACCAACAACCACCAAACCCACATTATGTTTTTGACAGAAGGAGATGACAGCTGAACTGTCTGTTACGTCGAGGTCAGGTACGCAAGCGGCGTCTCCGGAGCTCGTGATGCCGGGGTTTCCAGGAGCGCATAGCACAGAGTTGCAGGAAGGAGAGCGTTTCAAGGCGTGACAGAGGGCGTGTTCTCTCCCTCCGCCGCCGATTACAAGAACTATCACTCTCTCTTCTGCAGTAACTGAAACGAAGTTAGTACACAGAATATTAAGCGAGCAAAAGGGTATTGCTGGAACTTACCAGCGCCGCCGTTACAGCCGGGAGCAACTGAAATAGAGGGCTCGGACTCTGACGTGGCGCAACGAATCCAAAGTTGGCGGCTTTGGATACGGTTGGAAAGGAAACGAGAGCGAAGGGCCTGATTGGTGGTCGAGAGCTTGAGAGGAGCaacagaggaagaaggagaagtaGAGGTGGCGAGACGGAGAGAGTTGAGAGATGGTTTTGGGGAGTTGTTATTGTGGGAGAAGAGattgaaagaagaagatgaagggtGGAGATTAGATGTACACAACGACATGTTGGAAAGTTGGAACCCAAGTTTGCAAAAGAGATGAAGAGAGACAcagaaacagttaaagttgcAGTCTTTGAGAGAGTTTTACTCAGACCAGATTCGCTCAAAAAGGGTTTAACAACTCCCTTCGTTTGTTTTTGTTCGTTTACCTTTTCCTCagtgatttaattaattatttctttAGCTTTGGTattgtctaaatttttttttgtatgattgaatgtaaaatatttatatatttgtatatgtatttttaaacacAACAATTTAATAGGAGAGATCTTTCAACAGTCAGTAGTGTTaactgataatatatatatataaatattttttattttacattataatGTCACAGATGgtgatattaatttattatttacatgtattttgtattttaaacatttttagttcTTGGTAACAAATAACTAGGTATTGGATGCTATTTTACGATAAATCacgttaattaaaaatatttttaattcacatataatatttttacgaTAAAATGtttcacattattttaaaatatttaaaagtatatCGTATTTGGTTAGTTAAACTTTTACTATTTTGTAATAGaacttttgtttttctattatgaagttttttttataaaaggaaTATTcgtgttttaaatatttattaattgaaaGATTGACATATTTTCCGGTTATGTGATAGTATATATGAAAATCATATTCTGGTTGTTCATTTTCTATATCCATTttcctaatattttttttaatctaatatAGGACTCAAGAGTCAAAAATATAGATTGTAAtcattgtattcaaaagatttGATATCTTTTTAGTTAATATGATAGTAATAAATTAGGGATACATTAAGTTAAGTAAGTTTGAATTTCATTATTGAtattatgattattttaaaaatctaattaagaTAGAGTGCATCCAAAATTGTAATTAATATGCATAATGTATATGTCAAACAATTTCTAATTTACGTAAATTGTAATCAATTTTCAAAAAGTGTGTTATTATaggaatattttggataaaggTAGGCATTCAGGTTTGGTTAGGGTttatttgggttttttttttttgttttcgggGTTAAAGATTTCACCGCCATTCAGGtatttataaacttttgttCGGTTTGGATCCTTGCGGATTTGGTTTGAATTCGGATATGTCGTttagattattaaaaaaattaaattcacatatactttaaatttctcaaaatgtaaaaataaaaataatatataacatataaattcaaaatacctaacttaacataaaaattagTTGGGGAAATTTTACTTATAGACTTTATTTGATACCATTATTCAACTTTACCACCAACCAaagatattttcataaataccacattcattaATGTGTAAAAGACTAAATTACCC
The window above is part of the Brassica napus cultivar Da-Ae chromosome C8, Da-Ae, whole genome shotgun sequence genome. Proteins encoded here:
- the LOC106453132 gene encoding COBRA-like protein 6, which gives rise to MLKLLFAITTILFTISPSTHGFDPLDPCGEMIIKWDLLHSSPGHHTVLVKIENKQEYRHVEKPGWKLSWHWVNKTVIWDMRGAETTEQGNCSAFASSETLPHCCLRRPTIVDLLPGAPFNMQVSNCCRGGVLTSMSQDRINHVSAFHMTIGNFPDDPGEFTMPCDFDIGVPGYTCSNATSVDPSKYSTDKGRRKTQALATWEAECVYSQTKSSQSPKCCVSLSAFYYQNIVPCPTCSCGCSSSNCVKPGVVPSLLEQKHDPHVEVSPVVQCTNHMCPIHIHWHVKVNYKKYWRVKITATNLNTMRNYSDWNLVVLHPNLNNVTQVFSFNYKPMTPLHKSINDTGMFWGLKFYNDVLLQAGELGNVQTEILLGKDIGNFTFKNGWAFPRRILFNGDECVMPSPDDYPRLPNSASSSSGVSSFVSFVFCFLLLLV